One Burkholderia thailandensis E264 genomic window carries:
- a CDS encoding EscU/YscU/HrcU family type III secretion system export apparatus switch protein yields MAEKTEKPTAKKLRDAAKKGQTFKARDIVALVVIATGALSAPALVDLTRVAAEFTRIASTGAQPNPGAYALAWAKLFLRIAAPFVLLCAAVGALPSLVQSRFTLAVESIRFDLTALDPVKGMKRLFSWRSVKDAVKALLYVGVFAITVRVFADLYHHDVFGLFRARPALLGHMWIVLTVRLVLLFLLCALPVLIVDAAVEYFLYHRELKMDKHEVKQEYKESEGNHEIKSKRREIHQELLSEEIKANVEQSDFIVANPTHIAIGIYVNPDIVPIPFVSVRETNARALAVIRHAEACGVPVVRNVALARSIYRNSPRRYSFVNQDDIDGVMRVLIWLKEVEAANRGGPPREMPPEATHAPDAHGGDAASGGATSAQAGERNA; encoded by the coding sequence ATGGCGGAGAAAACCGAAAAGCCGACCGCGAAGAAGCTGCGCGACGCCGCGAAGAAGGGGCAGACGTTCAAGGCGAGGGACATCGTCGCGCTCGTCGTGATCGCCACGGGCGCGTTGTCCGCGCCCGCGCTCGTCGATCTGACGCGCGTCGCGGCCGAATTCACGAGGATCGCGTCGACGGGCGCGCAGCCGAATCCCGGCGCGTATGCGCTTGCGTGGGCGAAGCTGTTCCTGCGGATCGCCGCGCCGTTCGTGCTGCTCTGCGCGGCCGTGGGCGCGCTGCCTTCGCTCGTGCAAAGCCGCTTCACGCTCGCGGTCGAATCGATCCGCTTTGATCTCACGGCGCTCGATCCGGTGAAGGGGATGAAGCGGCTCTTCAGCTGGCGCTCGGTGAAGGACGCGGTGAAGGCGCTGCTCTACGTCGGCGTGTTCGCGATCACGGTGCGCGTGTTCGCCGATCTCTACCACCACGACGTGTTCGGGCTGTTCCGCGCGCGCCCGGCGCTGCTCGGCCACATGTGGATCGTGCTCACGGTGCGCCTCGTGCTGCTGTTCCTGCTGTGCGCGCTGCCGGTGCTGATCGTCGACGCGGCCGTCGAGTATTTCCTGTACCACCGCGAACTGAAGATGGACAAGCACGAGGTGAAGCAGGAATACAAGGAGAGCGAGGGCAATCACGAGATCAAGAGCAAGCGGCGCGAGATCCATCAGGAGCTGCTGTCGGAGGAGATCAAGGCGAACGTCGAGCAGTCCGATTTCATCGTCGCGAACCCCACCCATATCGCGATCGGCATCTACGTGAATCCCGACATCGTGCCGATTCCGTTCGTGTCGGTGCGCGAGACCAACGCTCGCGCGCTCGCGGTCATCCGGCATGCCGAGGCGTGCGGCGTGCCCGTCGTGCGCAACGTCGCGCTCGCGCGCTCGATCTATCGCAACTCGCCGCGCCGCTACAGCTTCGTGAACCAGGACGACATCGACGGCGTGATGCGCGTGCTGATCTGGCTCAAGGAAGTCGAGGCCGCGAATCGCGGCGGGCCGCCGCGCGAGATGCCGCCGGAGGCCACGCACGCGCCGGATGCGCACGGCGGCGACGCCGCGTCGGGCGGCGCCACGTCCGCTCAGGCGGGCGAGCGAAACGCTTGA
- the bicA gene encoding SycD/LcrH family type III secretion system chaperone BicA, translating into MTQRDVNIDDIEADEMAAALLDAVQNGATLKDLHQVPQDLMDGIYAFAYRFYQQGRLDDAAVFFRFLCIYDFYNAEYAMGLAAVCQLKKEYARAIDLYALAYSLSKDDYRPMFHTGQCHLLMGKAALARRCFGIVAERSRDERLARKAQSYLDGLDEVGAEAACASVENDH; encoded by the coding sequence ATGACGCAACGCGACGTGAACATAGACGACATCGAAGCCGACGAGATGGCGGCGGCGCTGCTGGACGCGGTCCAGAACGGCGCGACGCTAAAGGATCTGCATCAGGTGCCGCAGGACCTGATGGACGGCATCTATGCGTTCGCTTACCGCTTCTACCAGCAGGGGCGGCTCGACGACGCGGCAGTGTTCTTCCGCTTTCTGTGCATCTACGACTTCTACAACGCCGAATACGCGATGGGGCTCGCGGCGGTGTGTCAGTTGAAGAAGGAATACGCGCGGGCGATCGATCTGTATGCGCTCGCGTATTCGCTGTCGAAGGACGACTACCGGCCGATGTTCCACACCGGCCAATGCCATCTGCTGATGGGCAAGGCGGCGCTCGCGCGCCGCTGCTTCGGCATCGTCGCCGAGCGCTCGCGCGACGAGCGCCTCGCGCGCAAGGCGCAATCCTATCTCGACGGGCTCGACGAAGTGGGCGCCGAAGCGGCGTGCGCATCCGTCGAGAACGACCACTAG
- the bipB gene encoding type III secretion system translocon subunit BipB produces the protein MSSGVQGGSAANANAYQTHPLRDAASALGTLSPQAYVDVVSAAQRNFLERMSRLASEQCDAQPVTDDARLDRLDDKPALRAPRSDAAHAADGNARGNGGASGAAKLTELLGVLMSVISASSLDELRQRSDIWNQMSKAAQDNLTSLSDKFQCATDDAKAATDAAERAAAAAKQAAADAKAADAAADAAQKRYDDAMKQGLPDDQLKTLQAALEQAKQQAGDAHARADALQADAAGKLDAATALATQAREWEQQIDDAVNQASRQYGASASLRTPPSPKLSGAAELTAVLGKLQELISSGNVKELESKQKLFTEMQAKREAELQKKSDEYQEQVKKAEEMQKTMGCIGKIVGWVITAVSFAAAAFTGGASLALAAVGLALAVGDEISRATTGVSFMDKLMQPVMDAILKPLMEVISSLITKALVACGVDQQKAELAGAILGAVVTGVALVAAAFVGASAVKAVASKVIDAVAGQLTKLMDSAIGKMLVQLIEKFSEKSGLQALGSRTATAMTRMRRAIGVEAKEDGMLLANRFEKAGTVMNVGNQVSQAAGGIVVGVERAKAMGLLADVKEAMYDIKLLGDLLKQAVESFAEHNRALAQLMQQMSDAGEMQTATGKLILRNARAV, from the coding sequence ATGTCATCGGGAGTGCAGGGCGGATCGGCCGCCAACGCAAACGCTTACCAGACCCATCCGCTGCGCGATGCGGCGAGCGCGCTCGGCACGCTGTCGCCGCAGGCGTACGTCGACGTGGTGTCGGCCGCGCAGCGCAATTTCCTCGAGCGCATGTCGCGCCTTGCGTCCGAGCAGTGCGACGCGCAGCCGGTGACGGACGACGCGCGGCTAGACAGGCTCGACGATAAGCCGGCGCTGCGTGCGCCGCGATCCGATGCGGCGCACGCGGCGGACGGCAACGCACGGGGCAACGGCGGCGCGAGCGGCGCGGCGAAGCTCACCGAGCTGCTCGGCGTGCTGATGAGCGTCATCAGCGCGAGCAGCCTCGACGAGCTCAGGCAACGCTCGGACATCTGGAACCAGATGTCGAAGGCCGCGCAGGACAATCTGACTTCGCTGTCCGACAAGTTCCAGTGCGCGACCGACGACGCGAAGGCGGCGACCGACGCGGCCGAGCGTGCCGCCGCCGCCGCGAAGCAGGCGGCCGCCGACGCGAAGGCCGCGGACGCGGCGGCCGACGCCGCGCAGAAGCGGTACGACGATGCGATGAAGCAGGGCTTGCCCGACGATCAACTGAAGACGCTGCAGGCGGCGCTCGAGCAGGCGAAGCAGCAGGCGGGCGACGCGCACGCCCGCGCGGACGCGTTGCAGGCCGACGCGGCGGGGAAGCTCGATGCGGCGACCGCGCTCGCGACGCAGGCGCGCGAATGGGAGCAGCAGATCGACGACGCGGTGAATCAGGCCTCGCGGCAATACGGCGCGAGCGCTTCGCTGCGCACGCCGCCGTCGCCGAAGCTGAGCGGCGCGGCCGAGCTCACGGCCGTGCTCGGCAAGCTGCAGGAGCTGATTTCGTCGGGCAACGTGAAGGAGCTCGAATCGAAGCAGAAGCTCTTCACCGAGATGCAGGCGAAGCGCGAGGCCGAGCTGCAGAAGAAGTCCGATGAATACCAGGAGCAGGTGAAGAAGGCCGAAGAGATGCAGAAGACGATGGGCTGCATCGGCAAGATCGTCGGCTGGGTGATCACCGCGGTCAGCTTCGCGGCGGCCGCGTTCACGGGCGGCGCGAGCCTCGCGCTCGCGGCCGTGGGGCTCGCGCTCGCGGTGGGCGACGAGATCAGCCGCGCGACGACGGGCGTGTCGTTCATGGACAAGCTGATGCAGCCCGTGATGGACGCGATCCTCAAGCCGCTGATGGAGGTGATCTCGTCGCTCATCACGAAGGCGCTCGTCGCGTGCGGCGTCGATCAGCAGAAGGCCGAACTCGCCGGCGCGATCCTCGGCGCGGTCGTGACGGGCGTCGCGCTCGTCGCCGCCGCGTTCGTCGGCGCATCGGCCGTGAAGGCGGTCGCCTCGAAGGTGATCGACGCGGTCGCGGGCCAGTTGACGAAGCTGATGGATTCGGCGATCGGCAAGATGCTCGTGCAACTGATCGAGAAGTTCTCCGAAAAATCGGGGCTGCAGGCGCTCGGCTCGCGCACCGCGACCGCGATGACGCGCATGCGCCGCGCGATCGGCGTCGAGGCGAAGGAGGACGGGATGCTGCTCGCGAACCGGTTCGAGAAGGCGGGCACCGTGATGAACGTCGGCAACCAGGTGTCGCAGGCGGCGGGCGGCATCGTCGTCGGCGTCGAGCGCGCGAAGGCGATGGGCCTGCTCGCCGACGTCAAGGAGGCGATGTACGACATCAAGCTGCTCGGGGATCTGCTCAAGCAGGCCGTCGAATCGTTCGCCGAGCACAACCGCGCGCTCGCGCAACTGATGCAGCAGATGTCGGATGCGGGCGAGATGCAGACCGCGACGGGCAAGCTGATCCTGCGTAACGCCCGCGCAGTGTAA
- a CDS encoding IpaC/SipC family type III secretion system effector, with product MSIGVQSSGINISNAELSRLVDAGMSELGGKAVRDDGRALARAEAALAAVVGERVSPRRDAGAGAQRVELAQPKPAAQTRATDRRTVSGMEREHRRLAASQMPAVTGMHEALVQRHVSPGGAKTPGEGGATRVGGDAPRFSFAEDKAFDAMIALGIAMQKNVQSDLVMQGKLTTLAHDAMMSAAAQDRSIGAAQMTAAIAGGALQAATSLGGAVQQMKGLGTKSMSIEKELKPQAELKQFHAEQALELRGINKPVLSNDEVSHVKVKRETGESVRHEIDPGGERMSDEHASVLAQEAPARQHRIDMHGMRHEQNLVKAGRQQMKGDLIQSGGQVGKNQIDGASAQQQGAERAEQKEDESAQQTAMAAASARDEAAHRGRDAAQKAIDAAKSQVANDNAVAAQVAGNLRT from the coding sequence ATGTCAATCGGTGTGCAAAGCAGCGGCATCAACATCAGCAACGCGGAGCTGTCCCGGCTCGTCGATGCGGGCATGTCGGAGCTGGGCGGCAAGGCGGTTCGCGACGACGGCCGCGCGCTCGCGCGCGCGGAAGCGGCGCTCGCGGCCGTCGTAGGCGAGCGCGTGTCGCCGCGGCGCGACGCGGGCGCGGGCGCGCAGCGCGTCGAACTCGCGCAGCCGAAGCCGGCCGCGCAGACGCGCGCGACGGACCGGCGAACGGTCTCGGGAATGGAGCGCGAGCACAGGCGGCTCGCCGCGAGCCAGATGCCGGCCGTCACGGGCATGCACGAGGCGCTCGTGCAGCGCCACGTGTCGCCCGGCGGCGCGAAGACGCCCGGCGAAGGGGGCGCGACGCGCGTGGGCGGCGATGCGCCGCGCTTCTCGTTCGCCGAGGACAAGGCGTTCGACGCGATGATCGCGCTCGGCATCGCGATGCAAAAGAACGTGCAGTCCGATCTCGTGATGCAGGGCAAGCTCACGACGCTCGCGCACGACGCGATGATGAGCGCGGCCGCGCAGGATCGCAGCATCGGCGCCGCGCAGATGACGGCGGCGATCGCGGGCGGCGCGCTGCAGGCGGCGACCTCGCTCGGCGGCGCCGTGCAGCAGATGAAGGGCTTGGGCACGAAATCGATGTCGATCGAAAAGGAGCTGAAGCCGCAGGCGGAGCTCAAGCAGTTCCATGCGGAGCAGGCGCTCGAGTTGCGCGGTATCAACAAGCCGGTGCTCTCGAACGACGAGGTGTCGCACGTGAAGGTCAAGCGCGAGACGGGCGAGAGCGTGCGCCACGAGATCGACCCCGGCGGCGAGCGGATGAGCGACGAGCACGCGAGCGTGCTCGCGCAGGAGGCGCCCGCCCGGCAGCACCGGATCGACATGCACGGCATGCGTCACGAGCAGAACCTCGTGAAGGCGGGCCGCCAGCAGATGAAGGGCGATCTGATCCAGTCCGGCGGCCAGGTCGGCAAGAACCAGATCGACGGCGCGTCGGCGCAGCAGCAGGGCGCGGAGCGCGCCGAGCAGAAAGAGGACGAGAGCGCGCAGCAGACCGCGATGGCGGCGGCGAGCGCGCGCGACGAAGCCGCGCACCGTGGGCGCGACGCTGCGCAGAAGGCGATCGACGCGGCGAAGAGCCAGGTGGCGAACGACAACGCGGTGGCCGCGCAGGTGGCCGGCAATTTGCGGACCTGA
- a CDS encoding H-NS family nucleoid-associated regulatory protein — MATYKELKARAEALSAQAEAARQAELQAAIDEVRAKVREYGLTAYEVFGYRKKADERKRGAVRPKYRDPATGATWSGRGIEPKWIRGRNRDEFLIE; from the coding sequence ATGGCGACATACAAGGAACTGAAGGCCCGGGCCGAGGCGTTGAGCGCGCAGGCCGAAGCGGCGCGGCAGGCCGAATTGCAGGCCGCGATCGATGAGGTGCGCGCGAAGGTGCGCGAGTATGGTCTCACGGCATACGAAGTGTTCGGATACCGAAAGAAGGCAGACGAGCGAAAGCGCGGGGCGGTCAGGCCGAAGTACCGCGATCCGGCGACGGGCGCGACCTGGAGCGGGCGCGGCATCGAGCCGAAATGGATTCGCGGGCGCAACCGGGACGAATTCCTGATCGAGTGA
- the sctA gene encoding type III secretion system needle tip protein SctA: MNVQVDMGRALAARDWRAVAALAVAMPAHAGAGTITDDDLRAAGVDRRVPEQKLGATIDEFASVRLPEQIDGEFVEGRRANLAVFDDARVAVRSHALAQRNLLERWETEHLGGTLDAAGSGGGIQPDPILQQLVDVIAQGKSDVDAYATIVEGLTKYFQSVADVMSKLQDYISAKDDKNMKIDGGKIKALIQQVIDNLPKMQLPKGADIARWRKELGDAVSISDSGVVTINPDKLIKMRDSLPPDGTVWDTARYQAWNTAFSGQKDNIQNDVQTLVEKYSHQNSNFDNLVKVLSGAISTLTDTAKSYLQI; the protein is encoded by the coding sequence ATGAATGTCCAAGTCGACATGGGGCGCGCGCTGGCCGCGCGCGATTGGCGGGCGGTCGCGGCGCTCGCGGTAGCGATGCCGGCGCACGCCGGCGCGGGAACGATCACCGACGACGATCTGCGCGCGGCGGGCGTCGATCGCCGCGTGCCGGAGCAGAAGCTCGGCGCGACGATCGACGAATTCGCGTCGGTCAGGCTGCCCGAGCAGATCGACGGCGAATTCGTCGAGGGCCGCCGCGCGAACCTCGCGGTGTTCGACGACGCGCGCGTCGCGGTGCGCAGCCACGCGCTCGCGCAGCGCAACTTGCTCGAGCGATGGGAAACCGAGCACCTGGGCGGCACGCTCGACGCGGCGGGCAGCGGCGGCGGCATCCAGCCGGACCCGATCCTGCAGCAGCTCGTCGACGTGATCGCGCAGGGCAAGTCGGACGTCGACGCGTACGCGACGATCGTCGAGGGGCTGACGAAGTATTTCCAGAGCGTCGCCGACGTGATGAGCAAGCTGCAGGACTACATCTCGGCGAAAGACGACAAGAACATGAAGATCGACGGCGGCAAGATCAAGGCGTTGATCCAGCAGGTCATCGACAATCTTCCGAAGATGCAGCTGCCGAAGGGGGCGGACATCGCGCGCTGGCGCAAGGAGCTCGGCGACGCCGTCTCGATCAGCGATTCGGGCGTCGTGACGATCAATCCGGACAAGCTGATCAAGATGCGCGATTCGCTGCCCCCTGACGGCACGGTGTGGGACACCGCGCGCTACCAGGCCTGGAACACCGCGTTCTCCGGCCAGAAGGACAACATCCAGAACGACGTGCAGACGCTCGTCGAAAAATACTCGCACCAGAACTCGAACTTCGACAATCTGGTCAAGGTGCTGAGCGGCGCGATCTCGACGCTGACGGACACCGCCAAGAGCTATCTGCAGATCTGA
- the bapB gene encoding T3SS-associated acyl carrier protein BapB, whose amino-acid sequence MTAGPQLSDAAALAAAKTLLAGMLGVPEAHIAPQQRLLDDLAMDSLELIELAMELDERWNIRLDRTRLAEVATVADVAALLGAAARPDDSGGA is encoded by the coding sequence ATGACGGCCGGCCCGCAACTAAGCGACGCCGCCGCGCTCGCGGCGGCGAAGACGCTGCTGGCCGGCATGCTCGGCGTGCCGGAAGCGCACATCGCACCGCAGCAGCGGCTGCTCGATGACCTGGCGATGGATTCGCTCGAGCTGATCGAACTCGCGATGGAACTCGACGAGCGCTGGAACATCCGTCTCGATCGCACGCGGCTTGCCGAAGTCGCAACGGTGGCGGATGTCGCCGCGCTGCTCGGCGCGGCCGCGCGCCCGGACGATTCGGGAGGCGCATGA